The Alnus glutinosa chromosome 1, dhAlnGlut1.1, whole genome shotgun sequence region atgagaatagccaacatggacaagacctgcaaaccacctccatgggtcaagcaggtatggatcaagaatgatgagaccattcaccccttgagggggagtggactatAGGTGAGtccacctagtaaaggtgaagtatcaccatgcctaggattttggtacCTAAaccctagtgcatgtcaggtatgtttgcattgcatagtttatcatgtcatatcttattcatgtcttacattctgtttgaggaaccatttattctatcccccatatgttctcttgttgtcttgagaaacttctgcaagtactatttggggatgacaaaaAAAGCACATCATGTTgctgtttttctatcttggtatttccaaacctctctccctgaggtcaggtttgctcttaccatACATGTTAGGAAGTGtttgtgcatttattttcatctagcatgtttttgttgtttttttgtcttattttttttcaacatataaaataaaataaaataaaaataaaaataaaaaattggggaaatgatgcagaatttttatttttccttttgattgctttttagatattgcatgtctttttgcctgaaACCTCatttcattgtgcattgattgaatatgcttatatatgattgagagtttatgactaatatctgctaagttttcatgtgcatcttaatgctagatagttgcatTTCTCATACgataaaaaattgtgcactattcaaagctcccctaaggtactctttttttttttttttttttctctctgacttttagtttctagaaattctgataagagagagatttgttttgctaagatggtcaaattgaccaactcgctagttgaacctagaacttaaaaattctggcattctttctaggtttcagtaccaagtgataaaaagcatccaaatttcagaaaatatggatgaataaaaagatccactacttttgtgctataaatatgttcttaaacttgtccctataaaaacagtcaatgaccaaatcattgtagaaatagacggtcactgaaggattaagtaaaagaaaagtgttgcatcttagggtgagtgtatcaaatgaggggggctaggccttagtaaaataaggtttgacttttgattgattcttcattaaacatttctctcttgtttagaaaattcagttgctttaagttatatcagcaaacatcataccttattgagatagctttcacacacacacgcattgcatgagttgagtaatctatttaaaatttctatctgtaggaaaatttgtacttattgaatacttaactctcaattgtatctttgtatattttttaaatgttatttgactgctttatcagttgattatatatgcgcattctgaagctatttttagagaaaatattttttttgcaaattttcatCCAATTTCAGATTTTCTATGTGAAGCATCCGAACGGACCTACTCTTGTGTCTGGACGCGTGCAgctcaagcgtccggacgataagtGACATGTACAGACATGCGCGGTCCTGTCGATTGCTAATCTGGCAGTGGACCGTCCGAACGAGTGtgtaccacgtccggacgcaatccttacaactattttttttttagcttgctTTCTCAGCCATATGCACACCTCtgcatttttttattgttttatcatgtcatgttgtgtgtttttctcacggttttctcctgagattttggtgttctttgcacatctcttctcattccatagTATTTGctgtgtcttcctttgttcttttaagtttttgtgtttttttgaatattggaatatttggtgattgaaatattttcttgagatattatgcatgaaaatcctattctatcTGTGTGCTGGGTTgatcttaatatatttatgtCTTATGAATTGCTGCATTGCTTagatttttctttggcatccaattgatagccttTATAAATACCATattgtttttggaactaataggatatgatttttcttggtagtggtatttttggagatatttctgtttaattttgtttcaggaatatgtcatccagcggCTTCCAGCACAGTGTTCGACAGATGGatcatttgaaaaattaattttatttgaggtcatatgttcaatatttccaaaggtctcaagatttaagatgagctttttcctcCAGCTCATGCATAGACTTTCGTAGCATCTTcctcagatctgtatcagttagaggttcagtagtgaatcttctcatttatcttgtgGACCAGttacttagaggatgtcaatctgtggataaccagtttcaggctttgcaaaatctaGCAACTAAAAGTTTTCCAGTCCATGATTCCCGACTTCCGgagctagaagctgaagtagtacaaatctagcCTTTTGTATGGCTTTCTCTccattacttgatttcagtagatcagcaggatttggtactttgaggattttttttcctctcttttgagccacttgcagactcttctttattttcctattgtttaggattttaaaatgttttttgtctGTGAATtttatatactatgtttacccttgtcctgttgagacatcaagggggagtattttattgatgtggtttttctatactctgtttaccctttgtccttttgagacaaaaatggggagtagagtttatgttagttttggaccagaaatgtatttttaaaccggtcaagtgatttttgtcccagaatgaccaaatagggagtttgttagtttttgtgttggctccattctgtttgacaaaatcactattatgtaatgttgctactttcatagggatgccatatatttcagagtcttcagatattcagaatttatttctctgatatagaaaaagccttattatgacaagttctagtgtcacaagctgcaaaaaggctatttcagaagttccaggaagattctaactcagagaagtcggatcctaaGATTCAGTCCGGACGGCCTTGTCTAGAGTCCGGACACtcttcagtcagcaacatccatccggacgaggtggcaataccgtccggatgcccatcagtgtcaagaagcttcgaacagttcaagtttgcatccgtccggacgtcatggcaacacgtccgaatgCTCTTCAAAGTTCAAGAAGATTCCAGTGCTCCAATACATCCGTCCGAacaacgtggttataccgtccggacgccagtcagagttcaaggagaaaaatgatttccttcgcAAATACAGATATgtgaagacagctgcaaccgtctagacAACAGGAATACAAcgtccagacgctatccttgataaggcaagacgtggagaagaattgcaaccgtccggatgtcagggcaacaccgttcggacgctagtccttattatgtaaattgtgtgcagcagaagtgcaaccgtccggactttAGGGCAACACAttccggacgcggccttattcaggaaaggtTTTCAGcgctttttggaaagccgattgcatagctgaccgtccggacggtctcagCTTGCTTCCGGACactgcctagagaaaatcgtatcagacttgatttaggtcttttatagcttataaatagagacctctaAGCATGTATTATACCAtgaattcagtagtgaattccttgtagcttagagatggtgcttagggagatattgaagatctgctagctctctagccgttgccgttgtgtgctctttggttcgtgtgaagtctaacttagggaggagtcctaaggtaaaagattccattgaagaccccttcaagtaggtaatttggttggaaggcgttcgtATTGGATTACGCGTCAAagttcaagatacgaccactgcatcaagggtatgtgagtgctactgctttgtaactaattttgtcttctgaatagtgaaaatcctgtgtttggctgccccggggtggtttttctcttaattgaattttcacttcgtcaacaaaatatttgtctcctttaaattatgcatttaatattttgttgcacactattcacacacacagttaattataagtcatctttatttttcacattccATTTGATAATACTATAACATATCAATTATAATGATctattttaatcataaaagcAGAGACTTCTAATTGATATGTTGGTGCGGTTACAGTTTATTGATCGGACCACATGAGTTGTTATTCTATATTACTACTCTCAATATGAATAACTTGAACTTACGATTGCTTATAGCATTGGCTCTCAATCTTGAGATGAATGTGAACTCAAATGTGCACTGAATGTCACTTTAATACATTTAGGAGTGAGATCTTTTGTGGTCAAAATCGTTGTGTTGGATGATCATATGTAACATTGTTGGAACATTACTCATTAATATGGAATCCATAATCCTTCTATTTAATGGAAACGGCATGAAACATTCCCTTTCGATAAATTTAATGGGATTTGATTATTCTAAATCTTTGGTCAGATAATTTTAGTTAAGagttactaaaattaaatgttctaaatgaaatatgatttcaagAGTACAAAAATAATCAAGAGATTAAATCAGGTACTCAAGGATTAAGCGGTAGTGAGTTAAAGTGACAGTTTATGTATGACTTAGTggaataaattgtaattaatacTGACCTAGGACAATTCATGAGATGACAAGTGTCCTATGCCTATTTGTGctagttttattttctctttaggTCACTTCTCAAACTGATTATTATTCCTCAAGAGGCTTGACCTAATTAATAGTGGAGATAAGGTTAGGTTTTCCACGTCCTACTTTGACAAGGAAACCTAATCCTACCTTCACTTGGACATACGAACCTATATAAAGAGGTCTTGTGTAGGCATAAGAGCTCATACTCTTGGTCTCATAATCAAAATTGAGAAGAAGGTTTAGATGTATCAAAAACCATAAACTACACGTGTGGATTGAGAAGTAAGAGGAATCAAATCAGCCCCATCACCGAGGTAGTTGACTTTGTGCAAGGTAGGGGTGAAAAGActctaaccgctaaccgtaaccgCCTATTCTATTTTAATAACCGCCCCTGCCTTAggcattttttgaattttgatactTATAAAATAGTGCTAGTAAATATAAAGGTATCGAATATAATGGGATTTGGTGTTCAAAGGTCAGGAGGGGAAAGATTGACTGAGGTGGCATAAAATTGGTGTGCCGCAGGCGTCAGGGTGTCGAGGGAGGCAGCATCACATGTCTAATTTCATCTGGGCGGCATTTTGTCGTTGAATTGTGCGTCAGTTTTCATTTTTGCGCTCAAAGTACAGAGATGCCCACATTATTCATCTTTTAGAGTTTCGGATGGCTTGTGTGTTGCTGCACTCATTGATAATCATAAGTTTTCAATCTCAAGAGTCAAAagcattttttgaaaatgcttttagAAGCCACATGCATTATTTTCGtccatttgattttcttttctttcaagctTATCATCCTGGAAGCAATCCAATCCCAAAGGGGGATGAAAAGGCTCAATTTTTCAAATAGGTGAGCAAATCAAATCATGAAATGTTACAATTCTTCATCATGTCTCTTACTGCCTCAGTGATTTTATTGGGAGTCACATCATTTCACATGATAACTTTATTGTTGCAACTTGTAAGATACCCAAAGATTCTTATGCACAGCCATTGGAAcatggaaaagaaaaggcagGCAATCATATTCACACCAAGCGTTGACAATTGGACCCTTTTTACATACAAAatctgaaaatatatatatgtgtgtgtgttcaaTGTTCATATGCTTGGCAATAAAGTCAAATTTTACCATACGACAGGAAAGGGTCCTTCCCTATTGAATCGACCTTTTCACATCGTCAATAAAGTCAAAAGATGAAGTTAGGTTTGGATGTATCCTTTTATCATTTTCCCACTTCTTTTGTTCCTTTGTTGTGCTTTTCCTGTTCAATAGTTTGACCTGGTCTCTCTCTTAAACAATTTCCAAGGGAAATGCTCTCTCGATTTGACATTTGTCACCATTTGGGGAGTTCTTTTCTCGTTTTGTACACCTTCCCATTTGTGCTCTCTGTCCTCTGCCAATGCCCACcttggactctctctctctctctccacccaTATAAATATAATCGAAATCCCACAATTTCACCCTGCTCTAGTTTTTCTTAAACCAGAAAGAACAATGCTCCAATCAAATCCACCTTTCCTACAGCATTATGGAGCACTTCTGCGCCACCCAACTGAATTTCCTGCACTTGAGTGTGATGAACCCAAAAATGGAGTTGGCATGGAGGAATGCCAACTCCCATTGATAGACCTCAATGATCTAAACTGTGAGAATAAAAGGGAGAGGGTAGCTTGCTGTAGAGCAATTCGTAGAGCGTCTTCGGAGTGGGGATTCTTCCAAGTAGTGAACCATGGGATAAGCCCCGAGTTAATCCAGCGGATGAGGAGAGAGCAAGTGAAGCTGTTTCAAACACCCTTTGAAAGTAAAACTACTTGTGGGCTTCTGAACAATTCATACAGGTGGGGTACACCAACAGCTACTTCTCCAAAGCAGTTCTCATGGTCTGAAGCCTTCCACATTCCTCTCTCACAGATTTCAGAAGGAACTTGCTATGGAGAGTATAACTCTCTAAGGTTGGTTGGTACTCGACTCTTTCAAGCATAATGCTCTACACATTTTCTCCGTCTCCTCTATTTGACATTGTTTATTAAAAGCTAGATGATTAAAACAAAGGCTAATACTTTTTGTCTCTACTTGTGGCAAAAAGGGAGGTGACGAAGGAATTTGCAGCAGCCATGTCAAAACTGGCAAGGTTGCTTGCAGGGGTTCTGGCAGAGAATCTGGGCAACCAAAAGAGCGTTTTTGAAGACATTTGCGACGAAAGCACATGCTTTCTTCGCTTGAATCGCTACCCGACCTGTCCAATATCTCCAGAAATTTTTGGCTTAGTGCCCCACACTGACAGTGATTTCCTCACAATCCTTTGTCAAGATCAAGTCGGTGGACTTCAGCTCATGAAAGATTCCCAATGGGTGGCTGCTAAGCCCAACAAAGATGCTCTTGTTGTGAATATTGGAGATCTCTTTCAGGTAAATTTTGGTTTCCGTTATACAAGctatttcaaattttctattctctttttttttttttttttttctttgagtcaAATCAAAGAACCCAAGTCAAAGTCGCCTCCAAGGCATGCATGATGCCCAAGATTGCCGACAAATCATTCCCATAAATAAGAAGGTACCCTAGGCCTACTACTACACTGTATATATTTTGGGGGGATTTATCATTCTCAATTTCTCATCCATCTTGGCCCAAGCCCAACCGAGCCGAAACAAGccaattttcatattttaaaaaaataatttgtttcttCTCCTTGTGGTAACTAAAAATGACAGGCATGGAgcaataatttgtataaaagcGTGGAGCACAGGGTAATGGCTAATAGGACAACGGAGAGATACTCGATAGCATACTTCCTTTGCCCTTCCTATGATTCTTTAATTGCCAGTTGCACAGAACCCTCAATCTATAGAAAGTTCACGTTTGGAGAGTACAGGAGCCAAGTTCAAGAAGATGTCAAAACAACCGGCTACAAAGTAGGCCTCCCAAGATTTCTCCTTTAGAATTACAGATAAACATCGTCAGTCAACATACCAGATTCAATGCAGTTGGGATACTGAAAATAAAAGCACCCACAACAATCCAGATTACAGGGTCCTACTTTCattcttttgataagtataagaccaaagaagaaaaagaaaagagaatgcAACAGCGGGCATGGTGTATGTTAAAACactatcatttatatatatatatacatattgtaTTTTTCATAGCAaggtcttttgtttttctttttcttttcttttttttcccaatgtATGCCACTTAATTACTAGAGATATatcgaccaaaaaaaaaaaaaaaagactattccctctttcctttatttattttaaaagagatTGTCGGGGGAGGGGGGTTGCTCTCCTCTCCTTCTGAATTCTGTATAGGAATCTAAAGCTTAGATTGGCAAAAGAGACTAAATCTACATAGCAGTGACAATCATCTTGGCCAAAATCTGATATAAATGCTAGATGAATAAGGTTATCACAAGGACAAGGCTATTCAATTTCAAGAAAATGAGGTCCAGGATTAGCACCAGTTACTGGGAAgaaaagcaaatatatatatatatattagtgacATCTGAAAAATCTGTACGCTAGATAACACGAAAATTGCTTGTTAGCGACAATAACATCACATAAAGCTTTATATTCATTGtcaataatatgtatatatccACACGACTATGTATCAGTCATCAGTGATAAAACAGTATCTTATAATATATTGGTGATCTGTATACGTACTCAGTTCTGCCTGTTCATTGGATACTGTGTCCTGATATTACCCTAATAATTAAGTAGACAGTTGATTCTGAAAACACTAATATGCTCTATTTAACTCCATATACAAATGCTAacaacaatttttgaagcaaaataaGGTAGACTGGTTTTTAAGTTGTTCAAATTGAATGTACAGGATTCACAAAAAGGTAGAAGGAACTGAAAGCTACCATAACATAAATTGTTGAACAGCTAGACGCAGCTATTGATAGGATGGACGAAATAACTCAAAGATCTAAGGTGTCTCTAAGTAGAGGGATATATATtcctaaataataaaaaaaatggaaaaataactTTTACCCCTCTAAAGTTTCACCACTTTCCACTTTTGcctccaatgtttaaaaattgacatGTACACCCACTAAGTTtctaaaattgtcaatgttgtCCATCCGTTAGCCATTTCTGTCTTCTCTAACGGAAAATGAGTGGATAAAAAGTCCAAAATACCCCCATTttcccttaatatatatataggggtgggccggccacccccatttggctagAATGAAAACTCACCAGGCAAGTCGATCTCACGTCGTGCTCCAAACCAAATTGCACAATCCTTGTCACATCATCGAGAGAGTACTGCATATCAGGACATAAGACTTTGTAGCTGCTAGATTAGGCTCTAACGGCACCACTAGCGGGAACGAGTGGGAGTCCGTGATGTGCCAATGGAACACGTTTAGCTCATTGGCACTAATCGCCCCAAATCGGAAAGGATGCATTTCcggttttatttggtattgctcgcGTAAAGGATGTTCCTGTTGAGGATCACATGGAAATTTTTCGATGTGCCATTCAGTAAAATGTGAGCTTTGCTAGAACAGCTCAGCATTAGGAGGTGGATGCCTTTGCCTTGTTCTACAAGTTGTTGTATTTAGTAAGAATGAGATAGGAAAGAGAAGACAGGTTGTGGTGGATCTCttccaaaagagggttgtttggTGTTAAATACTTCTACAGTGTCATGGGTTGTCATGATGGTTTTCGTTCCctttgaaaaagtgtttggaGGACTAAAGTTCCTTTGAGGGTAGCCTTTTTTTGTGTGGTCAGTGACCCTAGGGAAGACCTTTACCATAGACAATATCAAGAAACGGCgtgtcattgtggttgattgaTGTGTTATGTGCAAAAGGAATGGAGAGTCtatggaccatcttcttcttcattgtgaggttgcttgtgccattAGGAACGTCTTCTTCAAATGTTtcgggttgtcttgggttatgcctagaagagtagTCAATTTGTTTGTTTACTGGTGGACTGCCGACAGTACTCGCAATGTTGTTGTTTGGAGGATGGTGCCTTTGTGCCTTTtatggtgtctttggag contains the following coding sequences:
- the LOC133878212 gene encoding gibberellin 2-beta-dioxygenase 6-like; translation: MLQSNPPFLQHYGALLRHPTEFPALECDEPKNGVGMEECQLPLIDLNDLNCENKRERVACCRAIRRASSEWGFFQVVNHGISPELIQRMRREQVKLFQTPFESKTTCGLLNNSYRWGTPTATSPKQFSWSEAFHIPLSQISEGTCYGEYNSLREVTKEFAAAMSKLARLLAGVLAENLGNQKSVFEDICDESTCFLRLNRYPTCPISPEIFGLVPHTDSDFLTILCQDQVGGLQLMKDSQWVAAKPNKDALVVNIGDLFQAWSNNLYKSVEHRVMANRTTERYSIAYFLCPSYDSLIASCTEPSIYRKFTFGEYRSQVQEDVKTTGYKVGLPRFLL